One segment of Jaculus jaculus isolate mJacJac1 unplaced genomic scaffold, mJacJac1.mat.Y.cur mat_scaffold_50_1_766167_arrow_ctg1, whole genome shotgun sequence DNA contains the following:
- the LOC123457451 gene encoding zinc finger protein 883-like: MASALQAAHREDMAALVGALQKTSGSKGQSCFGCGKEGHFKRECPNQAKNAPAIPTAPNLLARPAPNVRSGAIGPRITNPSSAFRSTSWEMANWQPWTDPDGNCGEVPPLVVSDLTANLLGQDILGKAEAYITTETIESSPRQLVSFEDVAVDFTWQEWQHLDVVQRNLYRDVMLENYSNLIFLGNCMTKPDLIFKLEHGFAPWTVLECSIQRLPELKTQHKMQWTETDDFKQFQNTVYQKLHQTCYQGTNTGDKLFECRTTFISKSHLSDHQRSQTAYITQSPLTVHHQAHTGKAFISKSQLPSHQITHIGEKPYECIECGNGFICKAQVTNHQRTHTGKKPYRCIECGKRFTSNSDLIRHQRSHAGEKPYECTECGKEFIYKSRLIRHQRTHTGKKPTECGKAFIHKSGLTNHQRTHTAEKPCECTVCQKAYNSKSHLMNHCSTHTGETPYKCTECGKAFITNSQLTSHQRTHRGDKRYKCVQCGKGFIHKGDFTKHQRSHTGEKPYECTECGKAFVSKSHLNRHQKSHTGEKPYNCTKCQKAYISKSDLMIHWRIHTGEKPYECTECGKAFITSSQLTIHQRTHTGDKPYKCIQCGKGFIRRGDLTNHERRHKGEKPYVCTECAKAFISQSHLTRHQRIHTIDKSYKCTECGKSFICKSHLIRHQSTYTGEKPCE; encoded by the exons ATGGCATCAGCCTTGCAGGCTGCTCACCGTGAAGACATGGCTGCCCTGGTCGGTGCGCTTCAAAAGACCTCAGGGAGTAAGGGACAATCTTGCTTTGGCTGtggtaaagaaggtcattttaaaaGAGAGTGCCCCAACCAGGCCAAGAATGCCCCAGCAATTCCTACAGCCCCTAATTTGCTTGCACGCCCTGCCCCCAATGTAAGAAGTGGTGCCATTGGGCCAAGGATTACAAATCCAAGTTCAGCCTTCAGG TCAACATCCTGGGAAATGGCCAACTGGCAGCCCTGGACTGATCCTGATGGCAACTGTGGGGAGGTGCCCCCTCTGGTCGTGTCTGACCTAACGGCAAACCTCCTAGGTCAGGATATACTTGGAAAAGCTGAGGCTTATATCACCACTGAAACTATAGAAAGCAGTCCTCGA CAACTGGTGTCATTTGAAGACGTCGCTGTGGACTTCACCTGGCAAGAGTGGCAGCACCTGGATGTTGTTCAGCGAAACCTCTACagagatgtgatgctggagaactacagcAACCTGATATTCTTGG GGAACTGTATGACAAAACCAGACTTGATCTTCAAGTTGGAGCATGGATTTGCACCATGGACTGTATTAGAATGCTCAATTCAGAGGCTTCCAG AATTGAAAACTCAACACAAAATGCAGTGGACAGAGACTGATGATTTTAAACAATTCCAGAACACTGTTTACCAGAAGTTACATCAGACATGTTATCAAGGAACAAACACAGGTGACAAGCTGTTTGAATGTAGGACAACTTTTATCTCCAAGTCACACCTCAGTGATCATCAGAGATCTCAAACAG cttACATCACCCAGTCACCTCTCACTGTGCATCATCAAGCACACACagggaaagctttcatctccaagtcacaACTCCCCAGTCATCAGATAACTCACATAggagagaagccatatgaatgtattgAATGTGGAAATGGTTTCATCTGCAAGGCACAGgtcactaatcatcagagaactcacacaggtaagAAACCATATAGATGTATTGAATGTGGAAAACGCTTCACCTCTAATTCAGATCTTATTAGGCATCAGAGAAGTCAcgcaggtgagaagccatatgaatgtactgaatgtgggaaagagtTCATCTACAAGTCACGTCTTAttaggcatcagagaactcacacaggtaagAAGCcaactgaatgtgggaaagccttcatccACAAGTCAGGCctcactaatcatcagagaactcacacagctgagaagccatgtgaATGTACTGTTTGTCAGAAAGCTTACAACTCCAAGTCACACCTAATGAATCATTGCAGTACTCATACAGGTGAAACaccatataaatgtactgaatgtgggaaagcttttatCACCAATTCACAgctcactagtcatcagagaaccCACCGAGGTGATAAACGATATAAATGTGTTCAATGTGGAAAAGGCTTCATCCACAAGGGAGATTTCACAAAAcatcagagaagtcacacaggtgagaagccatatgaatgtactgaatgcgGGAAAGCCTTTGTCAGCAAGTCACATCTTAATAGGCATCAGAAaagtcacacaggtgaaaagccatataaTTGTACTAAGTGTCAGAAAGCTTACATCTCCAAGTCAGACCTAATGATTCATTGgagaattcacacaggtgaaaagccatatgaatgtactgaatgtgggaaagccttcatcacCAGTTCACAGCTCACTATTCATCAGAGAACCCACACAGGTGATAAACCATATAAATGTATTCAATGTGGAAAAGGCTTCATCCGCAGGGGAGATCTCACAAATCATGAAAGAAGACACaaaggtgagaagccatatgtatGTACTGAATGTGCAAAAGCTTTTATCTCCCAGTCACATCTTACTaggcatcagagaattcacacaattgATAAatcatataaatgtactgaatgtgggaaatctTTCATCTGCAAGTCACATCTTATTAGGCATCAAAGTACTTACACAGGTGAAAAACCATGTGAATga